Proteins encoded in a region of the Paenibacillus wynnii genome:
- a CDS encoding helix-turn-helix transcriptional regulator yields MARESFDKEIQFLRMLALAGGAYSRQQFADRLGISVHTYDKTLRNLKGMVSILQQGLPAEQGSELSDWLRYNYYESADPLLLFLFRAKSLKETESIRLSILLTALQTQELTAKDLQDVCSEQMPADGPQPDEKTVRGDLKYLEEVGVILRVNEGRPYRYRAANDLIDQLSDDELLDLYDYVDVIANTQTPSVQGYLLRDTLKKVLRKRGYHPEAAETHRYKYNYHSRILDEAHLYTIFGAIQQRKKLNFLYLSPKKGKNYASQNTNPLFERETKGVTETVLPIRVVYDHQYGRWYLIGHHSRMGIMKFRMEGLTQIEEGDAVEEEEFAQKLSSVEEQMRTSWVTDTTRKIKVVARFYNPGRSNANFIRERVEAQGQWGIITENSDSTFLYEIMVNGIYEIKPWLRSFGSSCEVLEPPWLRKQFIAEWKEIQSYYESIRENI; encoded by the coding sequence ATGGCTCGGGAAAGTTTCGATAAGGAGATTCAATTTCTTCGCATGCTGGCTTTAGCTGGGGGCGCCTACAGCAGACAACAATTCGCCGATCGCCTCGGCATTTCTGTACATACGTATGACAAAACGCTGCGTAATCTCAAGGGAATGGTAAGTATTCTGCAACAAGGCCTCCCTGCAGAGCAAGGAAGCGAACTCTCCGATTGGCTCCGCTATAACTACTATGAATCTGCCGATCCACTTCTCCTCTTCTTGTTCCGTGCAAAATCACTTAAAGAAACGGAAAGTATTAGGCTTTCGATATTATTAACAGCACTACAAACGCAGGAGCTAACCGCTAAAGATCTACAGGATGTCTGCAGTGAACAAATGCCAGCTGATGGCCCGCAGCCAGATGAAAAGACCGTCCGGGGGGATTTGAAATACCTCGAGGAGGTTGGCGTTATTTTGCGCGTTAACGAGGGGCGTCCATACCGGTACAGGGCTGCTAACGATCTCATTGACCAATTATCCGACGATGAGCTCTTGGATCTTTACGACTATGTTGATGTCATCGCCAATACGCAGACTCCATCCGTGCAAGGTTACCTGTTGCGCGACACCTTAAAGAAGGTTTTACGTAAGCGGGGCTATCATCCAGAGGCTGCGGAAACCCATCGATACAAGTATAATTACCATTCACGTATACTTGACGAGGCGCATCTCTACACCATATTTGGAGCGATTCAGCAACGAAAAAAGCTAAACTTTCTTTATCTTTCTCCTAAAAAGGGTAAGAATTACGCTTCTCAGAACACAAATCCCCTCTTTGAGCGGGAAACCAAAGGTGTTACAGAAACGGTTCTCCCGATCCGAGTCGTCTATGACCATCAATACGGGCGATGGTATTTAATCGGACATCATTCACGTATGGGAATCATGAAATTCCGTATGGAGGGACTTACTCAGATTGAGGAAGGCGACGCCGTGGAAGAGGAAGAGTTTGCCCAGAAACTAAGCAGTGTAGAAGAACAAATGAGAACCAGTTGGGTTACAGATACCACTCGTAAGATAAAAGTGGTCGCTAGATTTTATAACCCCGGTCGATCCAATGCTAATTTTATTCGGGAGCGGGTGGAGGCGCAGGGACAGTGGGGAATCATTACGGAGAACTCGGATTCTACCTTCCTTTACGAGATTATGGTGAACGGAATTTACGAAATTAAACCTTGGTTACGGAGCTTCGGTTCGAGCTGTGAGGTATTAGAACCCCCTTGGCTTCGTAAGCAATTTATTGCGGAATGGAAGGAGATCCAGAGCTATTATGAATCCATTCGAGAAAATATTTAA